Proteins encoded within one genomic window of Phototrophicus methaneseepsis:
- a CDS encoding GAF domain-containing protein yields MTETTFRPGTPLAPSRTLSANRTHIWRWLVTGIAGLTMVLFVAYFIMAINFYNRPFTGAFYSYTMTANASSAATYQEWPALYAGLEHLDWITGLNGQPLAEDPTDYLSARTTFYNLLSQMAIGDEITMQFQRNTAIRSVDPAICETPSNGFASCEISLTLRNLPNTDFLTFFLLPYLSGLIILAIGIAILYYRGNDATGLVAALFSFMTAIFVGGIFDLGAENLLTPVWIMAAVWAGGALFTLGLIFPKRMSILYRYPILQYLPIIITTLIGAALIARYLVPTSPWDNQAGQTGAVVSIVGLVSLIILQILYQRPRAVLVATRDQSNSVLIGTGLMLIPLTIWLLNRAMLLVGQPGNVAFEALMPLYIFPNATIAYAVLQYRRVDTDRIISSSLTYVIMLGALLFAIFLLTFGSSVVARNVIRVSDPLVIGVIIFFMVILFTPLRSRLQDRIDAIYFRSRRDFQEKVETFGRSITNASDYAAIAREFTRLITENIESDSIFVFLRDSSGEFVARKGLKDETDLRFAEDTPMIDLLAKSNEPITLQPDRPWPHEMWAERGRLQILRARILVPLMGAEQLNGFVVVGMPKAANKRYDYEEIRFVANLTGQFAIATERSQVINSLERRVQELDVLSQVSQAVSFTIDFDDLLELIYTQTSKLIEAPCFYIALTDVSSDHVYFAFFLEDDDRIESQENRHWPMGNDLFSEIIETGMPRRVADYRQELRTRGLTERPETDNLRSWMGVPLTAKSTTLGVLAAGKNTPGPEYTQEEFKILSDIGSLAAASIERTRLFSETQARERQLTVLNDISKQLVATEADVDKLLGLIMDSAVDILNAEAGSLLLTTQDTQNELEFYVVVGGAGDELVGTRIPFDRGIVGQVATNAEPIIVNNVADDPRHARDFDDETVLARSLLTVPLIAKNNVIGVLQVMNKRDGTIFVKADQDLMTTFAGQAAVAIENARLLQMQDIQLSDRVRELEVLERIDRELNRALDLTTVANLTVRSAMEELHAQAGALGIVSQSPPYLEIVAIAGYSEDEYPDGAQGKYWPLDEGIIARVMRTKSADFAPDVSIDPSYTKGLINSLSQITVPMMSGDDVNAILILETNALPRFTLPDWGFTQRLAEHASIAIANAQLYTALTEANKSKSTFMGFAAHELKNPLTPIKGYADALLAGMSGELSEQQQSMMQVVRNNVNRLETIIADLRDAAKIDANEFRVEVAPMDIRHAVIGALQPFIHILDGKNQELVNNVPEGLPLVMGDETRLIQVLTNLVSNAHKYSPDGTTITINARVLNDYRDARGTRIGQVMQVAVTDEGIGMSQEDVSRLFKEKYFRSTNMEALRETGTGLGMMLSYAIMEQHGGTIDVESEIGKGSTFSIIVPLAPESTLAPVEPDTEPASD; encoded by the coding sequence AGTCAGATGGCCATTGGTGACGAGATCACCATGCAGTTCCAGCGTAACACGGCGATACGCAGCGTAGACCCCGCCATTTGCGAAACGCCCAGCAATGGCTTCGCAAGTTGTGAAATTAGCCTGACGCTGCGCAATTTACCGAATACGGATTTCCTCACATTTTTCTTGCTGCCTTACCTGAGCGGGTTAATCATCCTGGCGATTGGCATCGCGATTCTTTACTATCGCGGCAACGATGCTACGGGGTTAGTCGCGGCGTTGTTTTCTTTTATGACGGCGATATTCGTAGGCGGCATCTTCGACCTGGGTGCGGAAAATCTCCTGACCCCTGTCTGGATTATGGCCGCCGTATGGGCGGGAGGCGCTCTCTTTACTCTTGGGCTGATCTTCCCCAAGCGGATGAGCATCCTCTATCGCTACCCTATCCTGCAATATCTGCCGATCATCATAACGACACTGATTGGTGCCGCATTGATTGCGCGTTACCTTGTGCCGACTTCTCCCTGGGATAACCAGGCTGGGCAGACGGGCGCTGTTGTTTCTATCGTGGGCCTGGTGAGCCTGATCATTTTGCAAATTCTCTATCAGCGGCCCCGTGCTGTACTGGTTGCAACACGTGACCAGTCGAACAGTGTGCTCATTGGTACCGGGCTGATGCTGATTCCTCTCACGATCTGGCTGCTAAATCGGGCTATGCTGCTCGTCGGCCAGCCAGGGAACGTCGCTTTCGAAGCGCTAATGCCCCTATACATCTTCCCGAATGCGACTATTGCATACGCTGTTTTGCAATATCGCCGTGTGGATACTGACCGCATCATCAGCTCTAGCTTGACGTATGTCATTATGTTGGGCGCGTTGTTATTTGCGATCTTCCTGCTGACGTTTGGCAGTTCCGTTGTCGCACGCAATGTCATCCGTGTGAGCGATCCACTGGTCATTGGCGTCATCATCTTCTTTATGGTGATTCTATTCACGCCATTACGCAGCCGCTTACAAGACCGTATCGACGCTATTTACTTCCGCTCACGCCGAGACTTCCAGGAAAAGGTGGAAACGTTCGGACGCAGCATTACCAATGCCTCCGATTATGCGGCCATCGCCCGCGAATTCACCCGGCTCATCACAGAAAATATTGAGTCTGACAGCATTTTCGTCTTCCTGCGCGATAGCAGTGGCGAGTTCGTCGCCCGCAAAGGCCTGAAAGACGAGACAGACCTCCGCTTTGCAGAAGACACCCCCATGATCGATCTGTTGGCAAAGTCAAACGAGCCGATCACCTTGCAGCCGGATCGACCATGGCCGCATGAGATGTGGGCGGAACGTGGCCGTTTGCAAATCTTGCGTGCCAGAATTCTCGTCCCATTGATGGGGGCCGAGCAGCTCAATGGCTTTGTTGTCGTGGGGATGCCAAAGGCCGCCAACAAGCGCTATGACTATGAAGAAATCCGCTTCGTCGCCAACCTGACGGGCCAGTTCGCCATTGCGACAGAGCGCTCCCAGGTCATTAACTCCCTGGAACGGCGCGTACAGGAATTGGACGTCCTCAGCCAGGTGAGCCAGGCCGTCAGCTTTACGATTGACTTCGACGATCTGCTAGAGCTCATCTATACCCAGACGAGTAAGCTGATCGAAGCGCCCTGCTTTTACATTGCGCTCACAGATGTAAGCAGCGACCATGTGTATTTTGCTTTCTTCCTGGAAGATGATGACCGTATTGAAAGCCAGGAAAATCGCCATTGGCCGATGGGCAACGATCTCTTTAGCGAGATTATCGAAACAGGCATGCCCCGCCGCGTCGCGGATTATCGGCAGGAATTGCGTACACGTGGCCTGACGGAACGCCCAGAGACGGACAATTTGCGCAGTTGGATGGGCGTCCCACTCACGGCGAAATCGACTACCCTTGGCGTCCTGGCCGCTGGCAAAAACACGCCTGGGCCGGAATATACGCAAGAAGAATTCAAGATTCTGAGCGATATTGGCTCCTTGGCGGCTGCCAGTATCGAACGAACACGTCTCTTTTCAGAAACACAGGCCCGCGAGCGCCAGCTTACCGTGCTAAATGATATTTCTAAGCAATTGGTGGCAACAGAAGCTGATGTTGATAAGCTGCTCGGCCTGATTATGGATAGCGCTGTAGACATCCTCAACGCAGAGGCTGGTTCGCTGCTGCTCACAACGCAGGATACCCAGAACGAATTGGAATTCTATGTGGTCGTAGGCGGCGCAGGTGACGAACTCGTCGGCACGCGCATCCCATTTGACCGGGGCATCGTCGGCCAGGTAGCGACCAATGCCGAGCCAATAATCGTCAATAATGTGGCGGATGATCCACGTCATGCACGCGACTTCGACGATGAGACAGTTCTGGCGCGTTCATTGCTCACCGTGCCACTGATTGCCAAGAATAACGTCATCGGCGTGCTGCAAGTGATGAATAAACGCGATGGCACCATCTTCGTCAAGGCAGATCAAGACCTGATGACGACATTCGCCGGGCAGGCGGCTGTTGCGATTGAAAATGCGCGGTTGCTACAAATGCAGGATATTCAGTTGAGCGACCGCGTGCGCGAGCTGGAAGTGCTGGAACGCATCGACCGCGAGCTGAATCGCGCGTTGGACCTTACAACCGTCGCAAACCTCACGGTCCGCTCCGCAATGGAGGAACTCCATGCACAGGCAGGCGCACTCGGTATCGTCAGCCAATCACCGCCTTACCTAGAAATCGTCGCTATTGCAGGCTACAGCGAAGATGAATACCCGGATGGCGCGCAAGGCAAATACTGGCCGCTGGATGAAGGGATCATCGCGCGTGTGATGCGTACTAAAAGTGCGGACTTCGCGCCGGATGTGAGCATCGACCCCAGTTATACAAAGGGCCTGATCAACAGCCTGAGCCAGATCACCGTACCGATGATGAGCGGCGATGACGTCAACGCGATCCTCATTCTGGAGACAAACGCCCTACCGCGCTTCACCCTGCCAGACTGGGGCTTTACACAGCGCTTAGCGGAACACGCCAGCATCGCTATTGCGAATGCCCAGCTTTATACCGCGCTGACGGAAGCCAACAAATCCAAGAGCACCTTTATGGGCTTCGCGGCGCATGAGCTCAAAAACCCGCTGACGCCGATCAAGGGTTATGCCGATGCCCTGCTGGCTGGCATGAGTGGCGAATTATCGGAGCAGCAGCAAAGCATGATGCAGGTCGTGCGCAATAACGTCAACCGCCTTGAGACGATCATTGCCGATCTGCGCGACGCGGCCAAAATCGACGCCAATGAATTCCGTGTAGAAGTCGCCCCCATGGATATCCGCCATGCGGTGATCGGCGCTTTGCAGCCCTTCATCCATATCCTGGATGGCAAAAACCAGGAGCTCGTCAATAATGTACCGGAGGGCTTGCCGCTGGTGATGGGTGATGAAACGCGCCTGATCCAGGTCCTGACAAACCTCGTCAGCAATGCGCATAAATACAGCCCGGACGGCACAACCATCACGATTAACGCCAGAGTGCTCAACGATTACCGCGATGCACGCGGTACGCGTATTGGGCAGGTCATGCAGGTTGCCGTCACAGATGAAGGCATCGGCATGAGCCAGGAAGATGTCTCTCGCCTCTTTAAAGAAAAATATTTCCGTAGTACAAATATGGAAGCTCTGCGCGAGACCGGCACTGGCCTGGGTATGATGCTCTCTTATGCCATTATGGAGCAGCACGGCGGCACCATTGATGTTGAAAGTGAAATTGGCAAAGGCTCCACTTTCTCGATCATTGTGCCCCTTGCGCCAGAATCCACCCTTGCACCCGTCGAACCAGACACCGAACCGGCTTCAGATTAG